The DNA region TTTGAAGTGCGACCAACGTACAATGTGCTTCATTTTGAAAATTTTGACCCGAACACCCAGAAATATTTGGCTTATGCCCAAGATGTAGATAAAATTGAGTTACCAGGTCTATTAATGGAGCTCAGTAAAAAGTATTTTGATCAGTTGGGCAGAGAAGTGGAAAAAAGTGAAGCTCCCAAAAAAATAGTAGAACAAGAGACAAAAACCATTCATCAATGTCAATCTTGCTTTACGGTATATGACCCCTCGTATGGCGACTTAACGGCCAATATTTCTAAAGGTACTGCTTTTGAAGATGTGCCGGACACTTATGTTTGTGCAGTATGTGAAGCCCCTAAGTCGCAGTTTAAAAAAGCGGAACTGAATTTTTCGAGTTGATTTTTGCTACATTTGGATAGTACCAAAAATACCTTCCAAATGAACACAAAGTACTTAGGCTTAGTAAGTGGTATTCTACTATTCACGGCTTGCAAAGATAATTCTGATAAAAATACGAAAGTAGATAATCCTGTAGACACGATAACCATTCAAAAACCAACAATGAAATGGGAGTCGGTTGCATCTGCAGATGACAGTAAACCTGTAGCGCGCCATGAAGCCGCATTCGTTAGAGTAGATGAGAAATTCTATTTGCTGGGCGGAAGAGGCATACGGCCAGTAAGCATTTATGATACGAAGACACAAAAATGGTCGGAAGGTGAAAAACCACCAATTGAAATGCACCATTTTCAACCCATAGTTTTTGAGAAGAAAATCTATCTTATTGCCGCCTTAACGGGGAAATATCCTGCCGAAATCCCAACAGAGCACATCTATATTTATGACCCTGCTAGTGATGAATGGTCAAAGGGAGACGAAATCCCGGCGGAAAGAAGACGTGGGTCCACGGGAAATATTCTTCATGAGGGCAAGGTGTATATTGCATGCGGAATTAAAAACGGACATATAGGAGATTATAAAAAGTGGCTAGATCGTTATGACCCAAGTACGGGTGAGTGGGAAGTTCTGGCAGACGCCCCACGTGCAAGAGACCATTTTCAAGCGGTTTTAGCAGATGGTAAAATTTATGCTCCTGCGGGCCGCAATTCTGGTATTGACCCTAATTCTGTTTTTGGAGGAACTATCGCAGAGGTTGATGTATATGATATAAAAAATTATACTTGGCAAACATTGCCAAATAATATTCCGACAGAACGTGCTGGTAATGCCGCAGCTCTATTTAATGATGAGTTAA from Zobellia alginiliquefaciens includes:
- a CDS encoding Kelch repeat-containing protein, which gives rise to MNTKYLGLVSGILLFTACKDNSDKNTKVDNPVDTITIQKPTMKWESVASADDSKPVARHEAAFVRVDEKFYLLGGRGIRPVSIYDTKTQKWSEGEKPPIEMHHFQPIVFEKKIYLIAALTGKYPAEIPTEHIYIYDPASDEWSKGDEIPAERRRGSTGNILHEGKVYIACGIKNGHIGDYKKWLDRYDPSTGEWEVLADAPRARDHFQAVLADGKIYAPAGRNSGIDPNSVFGGTIAEVDVYDIKNYTWQTLPNNIPTERAGNAAALFNDELIVVGGESTTQEKAHSEVEVLDLNTHKWHTLPNMVEGRHGSGLVLFENDLYIASGCGNRGGSPELTSMEKYGAVE